The proteins below are encoded in one region of Coleofasciculaceae cyanobacterium:
- a CDS encoding bestrophin family ion channel: MSLPPHQQRYKRTKIKKNLANRRNYSSSSWEKKFRDHTGKNHNRFQIVLLLQGSVVTSIIPWIIFFTGYGFLISWLEYHENHLVKHLALPDITTAVPSLILSFNLILSLLLIFRTNAAYERYWEGRKLWGALVNAVRNLARNISIIIAAESETEKLEKEITQKLVIAFAMAMKLHLRQEIINKELAALMSPSNYSKLQNTNHPPLEIALWIGEYLQESYHRNLVNVYQLNTLHQLVDELVNILGGCERILKTPAPLAYSIFLKQLLVIYCLVFPVGLVNSLNWWTAPIMTLLSLILFGIEEIGSELENPFGRDANDLPLDRICDTISGNVGDLIAPNVNLDD; the protein is encoded by the coding sequence ATGAGTCTTCCACCTCATCAGCAAAGATACAAAAGAACCAAAATTAAGAAAAATTTAGCAAATCGCCGTAATTATTCTTCGAGTTCGTGGGAGAAAAAATTTCGCGATCATACAGGAAAAAATCACAATCGATTCCAGATAGTTTTACTACTTCAAGGTTCAGTTGTTACATCTATTATTCCTTGGATAATTTTTTTTACTGGATATGGTTTTTTAATTTCCTGGCTAGAATACCATGAAAATCATTTGGTAAAGCACTTGGCATTACCGGATATAACTACCGCAGTGCCTAGCCTTATTTTGAGTTTTAATTTAATTCTAAGTTTGTTATTAATTTTTCGGACTAATGCAGCCTATGAGAGATATTGGGAAGGTCGTAAACTTTGGGGAGCTTTAGTTAATGCTGTTCGTAACTTAGCTCGTAATATTTCTATCATAATTGCAGCGGAATCGGAAACGGAAAAATTAGAAAAAGAAATAACCCAAAAGTTAGTAATTGCTTTCGCCATGGCAATGAAATTACATTTGCGCCAAGAAATTATCAATAAAGAGCTAGCAGCTTTAATGTCACCGTCAAATTATTCAAAACTTCAAAATACGAATCATCCTCCATTAGAAATTGCTCTTTGGATCGGAGAATATTTGCAAGAATCCTATCATCGGAATCTAGTTAATGTTTACCAATTAAATACTTTACATCAGTTGGTTGATGAATTAGTAAATATTTTAGGGGGATGCGAACGAATTTTGAAAACACCAGCCCCGTTAGCTTATTCTATTTTTCTCAAGCAATTATTAGTAATTTATTGCTTAGTTTTTCCCGTTGGATTGGTTAATAGTTTGAATTGGTGGACCGCACCGATCATGACTCTTCTGAGTTTAATTTTATTTGGAATTGAAGAAATTGGTTCTGAACTAGAAAATCCTTTTGGACGCGATGCCAACGATTTACCCTTGGATCGAATCTGTGACACTATATCTGGCAACGTCGGGGATTTAATTGCTCCTAACGTTAATCTGGATGATTAA
- a CDS encoding response regulator transcription factor produces the protein MPGIEGVEACRQIKQLHPKIPVLVLTSHFKKQLIEQLIAVGASGYCLKAIEAKTLILALRSCCGCFLVRCSNNRRNSDSV, from the coding sequence TTGCCAGGAATAGAAGGTGTTGAAGCCTGTCGTCAAATCAAGCAATTACATCCCAAGATACCCGTTTTAGTTTTAACTTCCCATTTTAAAAAACAACTAATCGAACAATTAATTGCTGTGGGTGCGTCGGGTTACTGTCTTAAAGCAATTGAAGCCAAAACCTTGATTTTAGCCTTACGTTCTTGCTGCGGGTGCTTCTTGGTGAGATGCAGCAACAACCGCAGAAATTCCGACAGCGTTTAA
- a CDS encoding LuxR C-terminal-related transcriptional regulator, translated as MKPVKEKQENNPLTTRATEILALIAAGKSNSEIFRQLHITIGTVKVHVLAILQKLEVRDRTSAAIMAIQQNLVLMGYDQSKRI; from the coding sequence TTGAAGCCAGTTAAAGAAAAGCAGGAAAACAATCCTTTAACCACTAGAGCAACAGAAATTTTAGCTTTAATTGCCGCCGGAAAAAGCAACAGTGAAATATTTCGACAACTGCATATTACTATCGGTACGGTTAAAGTTCATGTCCTTGCTATTTTACAAAAATTAGAAGTACGCGATCGCACTTCGGCAGCTATTATGGCAATTCAACAGAATTTAGTGCTCATGGGGTATGACCAAAGCAAACGCATCTAA
- a CDS encoding AI-2E family transporter yields the protein MIDKIAKLPKWLTRGLVLPLLVLNGWLLILVCEYFQSLVTIFLTATLLSFILDYPVRFIEQRKISRAIAILIVLLIGILLLGVIGVTVIPILLEQLNGLLERLPSYVASGSEQAKVFEAWADERNLPISISSLVADSLSRVSYQLQQLSGQILGSFFSVVGSLLDLLLTVVLTFYMLLHGTELWQSLFQIFPDDSREKIRESLKRTFNNYFVGQLTVASVMGVSITITFLIIQVPFGLLFGLVVGVMALFPFGAALGISLVSFLMALKSIWLGLRVLAVAFVIEQIVESVIAPRLLGEFTGLNPVLVLVSLLVGAQLGGFLGLILAVPVASFINALLTLFKSRPEHNKIPQNV from the coding sequence ATGATCGACAAAATTGCAAAATTACCGAAATGGCTTACCAGAGGTTTGGTTTTACCCTTATTGGTATTGAATGGCTGGCTACTAATATTGGTGTGCGAATATTTTCAATCTCTGGTGACAATATTTCTGACTGCAACCTTGCTATCTTTTATTTTAGATTATCCCGTACGCTTTATTGAGCAGCGTAAAATATCAAGAGCGATCGCCATATTAATTGTACTTTTGATTGGGATACTACTTCTGGGCGTTATTGGAGTTACCGTAATTCCGATTCTCCTCGAGCAGCTCAACGGTTTATTAGAACGTTTACCTAGTTATGTCGCATCGGGTAGCGAACAAGCGAAAGTTTTTGAAGCTTGGGCGGATGAACGCAACCTTCCTATAAGTATTAGCAGCTTAGTTGCAGATTCTTTAAGTCGTGTTTCTTATCAATTGCAGCAGTTAAGCGGTCAAATTCTTGGCAGTTTCTTTTCGGTAGTTGGCAGCCTGTTAGATTTACTGCTAACGGTAGTCTTAACTTTTTATATGTTGCTTCATGGTACTGAACTATGGCAATCTCTGTTTCAAATTTTTCCTGACGATTCTCGAGAAAAAATTCGCGAGTCTCTCAAACGAACTTTCAATAACTATTTTGTGGGACAACTTACGGTTGCTTCAGTTATGGGTGTTTCCATCACTATTACTTTTCTAATTATTCAAGTACCCTTTGGTTTATTATTTGGACTAGTGGTAGGTGTTATGGCCTTATTCCCTTTTGGCGCAGCTTTGGGCATTAGCTTAGTTAGCTTTTTGATGGCGTTAAAAAGTATTTGGTTAGGATTGAGAGTTCTAGCGGTCGCTTTTGTAATTGAGCAAATAGTCGAAAGCGTTATTGCGCCTCGTCTTCTGGGAGAATTTACTGGTTTGAACCCTGTATTAGTTCTAGTTTCTTTATTAGTTGGAGCCCAGTTAGGAGGATTTTTAGGCTTAATTTTAGCTGTACCAGTAGCTAGCTTTATTAATGCTTTATTAACTCTGTTTAAATCTAGACCTGAGCATAATAAAATTCCCCAAAATGTTTGA
- the coaD gene encoding pantetheine-phosphate adenylyltransferase codes for MIAIYPGSFDPITLGHIDIIERGAKLFDKVIVAVLSNTSKQPLFTVTKRIEQITECTKHLANVEVDSFIGLTVDYAKLHQAGVLLRGLRVLSDFEKELQMAHTNKTLNNEIETVFLATTKEYGFLSSSIVKEIAQFGGLIEHLVSDNVAQDMYLKYQKN; via the coding sequence ATGATTGCCATTTATCCAGGTAGCTTCGATCCAATTACTTTAGGACATATTGATATTATTGAACGAGGAGCGAAACTATTTGATAAAGTTATTGTTGCTGTTCTTTCTAACACCAGTAAACAACCTTTATTTACCGTTACCAAACGAATTGAACAGATTACTGAATGTACCAAACATCTTGCTAATGTAGAAGTTGATAGCTTTATCGGTTTAACTGTTGATTACGCAAAACTACACCAGGCAGGAGTTTTACTTAGAGGGTTAAGAGTTTTATCTGATTTTGAAAAAGAATTGCAAATGGCGCATACGAACAAAACTCTTAATAATGAAATTGAAACAGTGTTTTTAGCTACTACTAAAGAATACGGTTTTTTAAGCAGTAGTATTGTTAAAGAAATCGCTCAATTTGGAGGGTTAATTGAACATTTAGTTTCTGATAATGTGGCTCAAGATATGTATTTAAAGTATCAAAAGAACTAG
- a CDS encoding DMT family transporter has product MPLATALFGVWRGKEQVSRPFWIFAPIANGLVICYALISGTKSISTTDFDLFGAVAAAGMTYAEEAILARTFGAWQVICWSLVLSCPILLPIVFSYSPNSFSSISMNAWLGFLYVSIFSMFLGFFAWYQGLFLGGIAHVSQVQSIQPFLTILASAILLNEPFINSHLWFCTRSNYLRGIE; this is encoded by the coding sequence TTGCCCCTTGCTACTGCTTTGTTTGGTGTTTGGCGCGGTAAGGAACAGGTTTCTCGCCCTTTCTGGATTTTTGCCCCGATCGCAAATGGGTTAGTGATTTGCTATGCCTTAATATCTGGTACGAAATCAATCAGCACAACTGATTTTGACTTGTTTGGTGCAGTAGCTGCCGCTGGCATGACTTATGCCGAAGAAGCTATTTTAGCTCGTACTTTTGGTGCATGGCAGGTTATTTGTTGGTCGCTCGTACTATCTTGTCCGATTTTGTTACCTATTGTGTTTAGTTATTCTCCTAACTCGTTTAGCTCTATTTCAATGAATGCTTGGTTGGGTTTTTTATACGTCAGCATTTTTAGTATGTTTTTGGGGTTTTTTGCTTGGTATCAAGGTCTTTTCTTAGGAGGAATCGCTCATGTTAGCCAAGTACAGTCGATCCAACCTTTTTTAACCATCTTAGCTTCAGCAATCTTGCTGAATGAACCCTTTATCAATTCGCACCTTTGGTTTTGCACTCGGAGTAATTATTTGCGTGGCATCGAGTAA